A stretch of Geomonas oryzisoli DNA encodes these proteins:
- the yajC gene encoding preprotein translocase subunit YajC gives MLGLAFAMAAPAQGGAPAGGGMMAQFQGLIPLVFMFAIFYFLLIRPQQKKAKEHRALLDALKKGDQVVTAGGMHGKVTALDDQVVTLEIAPGVNVRINKGYIASVKQD, from the coding sequence ATGTTAGGTTTGGCGTTTGCAATGGCTGCTCCCGCGCAGGGCGGCGCGCCCGCGGGCGGAGGTATGATGGCGCAGTTCCAGGGGCTGATCCCCCTGGTGTTCATGTTCGCCATCTTCTACTTCCTGCTCATCAGGCCGCAGCAGAAAAAGGCCAAGGAGCACAGAGCGCTTCTGGACGCGCTCAAAAAAGGCGATCAGGTCGTCACCGCCGGCGGCATGCACGGCAAGGTGACCGCACTGGACGACCAGGTGGTAACCCTGGAGATCGCACCCGGCGTCAACGTCAGGATCAACAAAGGGTACATTGCGTCTGTAAAGCAGGACTAG
- the tgt gene encoding tRNA guanosine(34) transglycosylase Tgt: MAAISFELIKKDPGCAARLGSLTTTHGRIETPIFMPVGTQATVKAMTPEELVEVGSQIILANTYHLYLRPGHELVARMGGLHRFMHWDRPMLTDSGGFQVFSLGELRKISEEGVKFRSHIDGSRHFISPEVSIAIQEALGADIAMCFDECPPYPAERSYVQKSLELTTRWARRCKEAHTRPDQALFGIVQGGMHADLRRVSAEQIIDIGFDGYALGGLSVGEEKEVMHGMMQECSDILPEHSPRYIMGIGAPEDLVEAVYNGFDMFDCVMPTRNARNGALFTSFGRINIKAAIYAEDQGPIDPACDCYVCRNYSRAYLRHLYRSQEILASRLNSWHNLHFFLNLMKQVREAIARGEFVKFRQDFYAARTGC, from the coding sequence TTGGCTGCTATATCGTTTGAACTGATCAAGAAAGACCCGGGCTGCGCGGCCCGTTTAGGCTCTCTGACAACCACGCACGGCAGGATCGAAACCCCGATTTTCATGCCGGTCGGGACCCAGGCGACGGTCAAGGCCATGACGCCGGAGGAACTGGTCGAGGTGGGGTCACAGATCATCCTCGCCAACACCTACCACCTCTACCTGCGCCCCGGCCACGAGCTGGTGGCGCGGATGGGGGGGCTGCACCGCTTCATGCACTGGGACCGCCCCATGCTGACCGACTCGGGCGGCTTCCAGGTCTTCTCGCTGGGCGAGCTGAGGAAGATCTCCGAGGAAGGGGTGAAGTTCCGCTCCCACATCGACGGCTCCAGGCATTTCATCTCCCCCGAGGTATCCATCGCGATCCAGGAGGCGCTGGGTGCCGACATCGCCATGTGCTTCGACGAATGCCCCCCGTACCCGGCCGAACGTTCCTACGTGCAAAAGTCGCTGGAGTTGACCACGCGCTGGGCCAGGCGCTGCAAGGAGGCGCACACCCGTCCCGACCAGGCGCTCTTCGGCATCGTCCAGGGGGGGATGCATGCCGACCTCAGGCGGGTGAGCGCGGAGCAGATCATCGACATCGGCTTCGACGGCTATGCGTTGGGCGGGCTCTCGGTGGGCGAGGAGAAGGAAGTGATGCACGGCATGATGCAGGAGTGCAGCGACATCCTTCCCGAGCATTCGCCCCGCTACATAATGGGGATCGGGGCGCCCGAGGACCTGGTCGAGGCGGTCTACAACGGCTTCGACATGTTCGACTGCGTCATGCCGACCAGGAACGCCAGAAACGGCGCCCTGTTCACCAGCTTCGGCAGGATCAACATCAAGGCTGCCATCTACGCCGAGGACCAGGGTCCCATCGACCCCGCCTGCGACTGTTATGTCTGCCGCAACTACTCAAGGGCCTATCTGAGGCACCTGTACCGCAGCCAGGAGATCCTGGCCTCGCGGCTGAACAGCTGGCACAACCTGCACTTCTTCCTGAACCTCATGAAACAGGTTCGCGAGGCGATCGCCAGGGGAGAGTTCGTCAAGTTCAGGCAGGACTTCTACGCCGCGAGAACCGGCTGTTAG
- a CDS encoding tetratricopeptide repeat protein produces MNKENVLTIVVALIVGLLGGYLIFNIAGQNKVPEVAMSVPQGAGSPTDYQRRIVEAEKIVAADPKNLQAWIQLGNDYFDTDQAQKAVNAYGKALELDPNNLNVMTDQGIMYRKIGWYDKAIANFEKAQSIDPKHLQSLYNLGVVYLQDLKQPDKAKEIWTKYLQFDSTSPTAQQIKNDMAGLNQMPTSFKK; encoded by the coding sequence GTGAACAAGGAGAACGTACTTACCATCGTGGTAGCGCTGATCGTAGGTCTCCTGGGAGGCTACCTGATCTTCAACATCGCCGGCCAGAACAAGGTCCCTGAGGTCGCCATGAGCGTGCCGCAGGGCGCGGGTTCGCCGACCGATTACCAGCGGCGCATCGTCGAGGCCGAGAAGATCGTCGCTGCCGATCCCAAGAACCTCCAGGCCTGGATCCAGCTCGGCAATGACTACTTCGACACCGATCAGGCCCAGAAGGCGGTCAACGCCTATGGCAAGGCCCTCGAGCTCGATCCCAACAACCTGAACGTGATGACCGACCAGGGGATCATGTACCGCAAGATCGGCTGGTACGACAAGGCGATCGCCAACTTCGAGAAGGCACAGTCGATCGATCCCAAGCATCTGCAAAGCCTGTACAACCTGGGCGTGGTCTACCTGCAGGACCTGAAGCAGCCGGACAAGGCCAAGGAGATCTGGACCAAGTACCTGCAGTTCGACTCGACCAGCCCGACGGCACAGCAGATCAAGAACGACATGGCCGGGCTGAACCAGATGCCCACCTCGTTCAAGAAGTAG
- a CDS encoding SpoIID/LytB domain-containing protein: MSCFRTLIILIICLAAGGSAAAMRPEMVRVALFKGAETLRIDGDGVLLTDGRGEPLRVEMPLEVRRAGSGLSVNGKPVNRLVASAFSRISVNGKGYRALIEVSPADKGLLVVNELPLEEYLVGLINCEISSAWPIEAIKAQAVIARSYAVYQMQARRGASYQLESSVMDQVYEGADVEDSRAAYGVRETAGEVLTYDGKTIQAFYHSNCGGHTESSKNVWGLSIPYLQGVSCRYCGDSNPIRWELNLPLKKVESSLKAAGFQVAGLKELRVRGRNASGRVQDVVAECSRGNVAIPAVAFRKALGYGTVKSTNFELRCQRDEVQVSGTGSGHGVGLCQWGAKGRANEGFGYREILTYYYPGVKLSGGYGR, encoded by the coding sequence ATGAGCTGCTTCAGGACGTTGATCATATTAATCATCTGCCTCGCCGCCGGAGGGAGTGCCGCCGCGATGCGACCGGAGATGGTACGGGTGGCACTGTTCAAGGGGGCCGAAACCCTCAGGATCGACGGCGATGGCGTGCTCCTTACCGACGGTCGCGGTGAACCGCTCAGGGTGGAGATGCCCCTCGAGGTGCGCCGCGCCGGAAGCGGGCTCAGCGTGAACGGCAAGCCGGTGAACCGCCTGGTTGCCTCCGCCTTCTCGCGCATTTCGGTGAACGGGAAGGGGTACCGCGCCCTCATCGAGGTGTCTCCTGCCGACAAGGGGCTTTTGGTGGTGAACGAGCTGCCGCTCGAGGAATACCTGGTCGGACTCATCAACTGCGAGATCAGTTCCGCCTGGCCCATAGAGGCCATCAAGGCGCAGGCCGTCATCGCCCGTTCCTACGCCGTGTACCAGATGCAGGCCCGCCGCGGCGCAAGCTACCAGCTCGAGTCCAGCGTCATGGACCAGGTCTACGAGGGGGCGGACGTCGAGGACAGCCGTGCCGCCTACGGCGTGCGCGAGACCGCCGGTGAGGTGCTCACCTACGACGGCAAGACCATCCAGGCCTTCTATCATTCCAACTGCGGCGGCCATACCGAGTCCTCCAAAAACGTCTGGGGGCTGTCGATCCCGTACCTCCAAGGTGTCTCTTGCCGCTACTGCGGCGACTCCAACCCCATCCGGTGGGAGTTGAACCTTCCCCTTAAGAAGGTGGAGAGCTCGCTCAAGGCCGCAGGCTTCCAGGTCGCCGGCCTTAAAGAGCTGCGCGTGCGCGGCAGGAACGCAAGCGGCAGGGTGCAGGACGTGGTCGCCGAGTGCTCCCGGGGGAACGTCGCCATCCCCGCGGTCGCCTTCCGCAAGGCCTTGGGTTACGGCACGGTGAAGAGCACCAACTTCGAGCTCCGCTGCCAGCGCGACGAGGTCCAGGTCAGCGGCACCGGCTCCGGTCACGGCGTGGGGCTTTGCCAGTGGGGCGCCAAGGGGCGCGCCAACGAAGGGTTCGGTTACCGCGAGATCCTCACTTACTATTATCCGGGCGTGAAGCTTTCCGGCGGGTACGGTCGATAG
- the secD gene encoding protein translocase subunit SecD, protein MKGYTWRISLILIFIIASCVYLTPTLVDTLPTWWSGLLPKDKIHLGLDLQGGTHLVMEVETQKAVEGSLDLIATDLEDSLTAQSLRFKKIGRLGGDKVQLTLYDRGSADKVQALIKKKYPDLEALPVFDEGGFVNMQLRINEKEAQVRKDRAVAQALETIRNRIDQFGVSEPVIQREGLNNIVVQLPGIKDPKRAIELIGKTARLEFKLVDETVNAATATAGSLPEDDELLFEKRTDPQTGAVSETPLVVKKKAMITGELLTDAQIRIDSQYNQPYVAIEFNSTGARLFDQVTAANVGKRFAIVLDNNIYSAPVIRERISGGSAQISGSFTEKEAADLAIVLRAGSLPAPVKILQNVTVGPSLGRDSIHKGLMAGLIGVVLVVSFMALYYKLSGMVANLGMVLNILFLMGALSALGATLTLPGIAAIVLLVGMSVDSNVLIFERIREELRLGKTPHAALDAGYDKAFLTIMDSHVTALITAAVLFQFGTGPVKGFAVSLSLGIIINLFTSLVATKVLFDAFLDRVHVKRLSV, encoded by the coding sequence ATGAAGGGTTATACCTGGCGCATTTCTCTTATCCTCATTTTCATCATAGCCTCGTGCGTCTACCTGACGCCGACTCTGGTCGACACGCTCCCCACATGGTGGAGCGGGCTGCTTCCCAAGGACAAGATCCACCTCGGTCTTGACCTGCAGGGGGGTACCCATCTGGTCATGGAGGTCGAGACCCAGAAGGCCGTGGAAGGATCGCTGGACCTGATCGCCACCGACCTCGAGGACTCCCTCACCGCGCAGAGCCTCCGCTTCAAGAAGATCGGGCGCCTGGGCGGCGACAAGGTGCAGCTCACCCTGTACGACCGCGGCTCGGCCGACAAGGTGCAGGCCCTGATCAAGAAGAAGTACCCCGACCTCGAGGCCCTGCCGGTCTTCGACGAGGGGGGCTTCGTCAACATGCAGCTGCGCATCAACGAGAAAGAGGCCCAGGTCAGGAAGGACCGCGCCGTAGCGCAGGCCCTGGAGACCATCCGTAACAGGATTGACCAGTTCGGCGTCTCCGAGCCGGTGATCCAGCGCGAGGGGCTCAACAACATCGTCGTGCAGCTCCCCGGCATCAAGGACCCGAAACGCGCCATCGAGCTGATCGGCAAGACCGCGCGCCTCGAGTTCAAGCTGGTCGACGAGACCGTCAATGCTGCCACCGCGACCGCAGGCTCCCTCCCTGAGGACGACGAGCTCCTCTTCGAGAAGAGGACCGATCCCCAGACCGGCGCCGTGTCGGAAACCCCGCTGGTCGTGAAGAAGAAGGCCATGATCACCGGCGAGCTCCTGACCGACGCCCAGATCAGGATCGACTCCCAGTACAACCAGCCCTACGTGGCCATCGAGTTCAACTCCACCGGCGCGCGCCTGTTCGACCAGGTCACCGCCGCCAACGTGGGCAAGCGCTTCGCGATCGTGCTGGACAACAACATCTACTCTGCACCGGTCATCCGCGAGAGGATCTCGGGCGGCTCCGCCCAGATCTCCGGCTCCTTCACCGAGAAGGAAGCTGCCGACCTCGCCATCGTGCTGCGCGCCGGTTCGCTGCCCGCTCCGGTCAAGATCCTGCAGAACGTCACCGTCGGACCTTCCCTTGGTCGCGACTCCATTCACAAGGGGCTCATGGCCGGTCTGATCGGCGTGGTGCTGGTCGTCAGCTTCATGGCGCTGTACTACAAGCTCTCCGGCATGGTCGCCAACCTCGGTATGGTGCTGAACATCCTGTTCCTGATGGGTGCGCTCTCCGCGCTGGGCGCCACGCTGACCCTGCCGGGCATCGCCGCTATCGTTCTTTTGGTCGGTATGTCGGTCGACTCCAACGTCCTCATCTTCGAAAGGATCAGGGAGGAGCTGCGTCTGGGCAAGACGCCGCATGCCGCGCTCGACGCCGGCTACGACAAGGCGTTTCTCACCATCATGGACTCTCACGTGACCGCCCTCATCACCGCTGCGGTGCTGTTCCAGTTCGGCACCGGCCCGGTCAAGGGCTTCGCCGTCTCGCTGAGCCTCGGTATCATCATCAACCTGTTCACGTCGCTTGTGGCCACCAAGGTGCTCTTTGACGCCTTCCTGGACCGCGTCCACGTGAAGCGACTCAGCGTATAA
- the queA gene encoding tRNA preQ1(34) S-adenosylmethionine ribosyltransferase-isomerase QueA, whose product MRLSDFDYELPPELIAQHPASRRDASRLLTLDRATGAVGESTVAAIAAQFRPGDLLVLNDTRVIPARLKGHKESGGAVEVFLVRRVPGGGEVWSCLIKASKSPGADTRIILPSGVVATVLAREAGEWLVRFEGSDDFMAWLEGAGSMPLPPYIKRAPEGEDLERYQTVFAREKGAVAAPTAGLHFTPEILAEIRGRGVEIAPVTLHVGLGTFMPVRVEDLSQHTMHRELYRIPHATAEAIRRTREAGGRVVALGTTSMRALEHAASSGELEAGEREADIFILPGYRFRVVDALITNFHLPKSTLFMLVCAFAGKEVMLNAYREAVQRRFRFFSYGDAMFIG is encoded by the coding sequence ATGCGCCTTTCCGATTTCGATTACGAACTTCCGCCGGAGCTGATCGCTCAGCACCCGGCCAGCCGCAGGGACGCCTCGAGGCTTTTGACCCTGGACCGCGCCACCGGTGCGGTCGGGGAGAGCACCGTGGCCGCCATCGCTGCCCAGTTTCGCCCCGGCGACCTCCTGGTCCTCAACGACACCCGCGTGATCCCGGCCCGGCTCAAGGGACACAAGGAAAGCGGCGGTGCCGTGGAGGTGTTCCTCGTGCGCCGCGTCCCCGGCGGGGGAGAGGTCTGGAGCTGCCTCATCAAGGCCTCCAAGTCCCCCGGTGCCGATACCCGCATCATCCTCCCCTCCGGAGTCGTCGCGACGGTTCTCGCCCGCGAGGCCGGAGAGTGGCTGGTCCGCTTCGAGGGGAGCGACGACTTCATGGCGTGGCTGGAAGGGGCCGGGAGCATGCCGCTCCCCCCCTACATCAAGCGGGCGCCCGAAGGTGAAGACCTGGAGCGCTACCAGACCGTATTCGCGCGCGAAAAAGGGGCCGTGGCCGCTCCCACCGCCGGACTGCACTTCACCCCGGAGATCCTGGCTGAGATCCGGGGTCGCGGCGTGGAGATCGCGCCGGTCACCCTGCACGTGGGACTGGGGACCTTCATGCCGGTCCGGGTCGAGGACCTCTCCCAGCACACCATGCACCGGGAGTTGTACCGGATCCCGCACGCAACCGCGGAGGCCATCCGCCGCACCAGGGAGGCCGGGGGGAGGGTGGTAGCGCTCGGGACCACCTCGATGCGGGCTCTGGAGCACGCCGCATCCTCCGGGGAGCTTGAGGCCGGGGAGCGCGAGGCGGACATCTTCATCCTGCCGGGATACCGGTTCCGGGTGGTTGATGCGTTGATAACGAATTTTCATCTCCCCAAATCGACTCTATTTATGTTAGTGTGCGCTTTCGCCGGGAAAGAGGTCATGCTGAACGCCTACCGCGAGGCGGTGCAGCGCCGCTTCCGGTTCTTCAGCTACGGAGACGCGATGTTCATCGGCTGA
- the secF gene encoding protein translocase subunit SecF, giving the protein MELLKKTNIDFIGMRKFSFIASGLMAIIGIIGIIAIARGTANMGIDFSGGTEMQIKFAQAATTQSIRDALAKGGIKEAELQEITGGNQVLVKMHKSTGKSADQVADALKAGIPGNTFTVESSTEIGPSIGEKLKQDTIVAVALSMLGIILYIAWRFDFKFGVGAVIATMHDVLAMIAVFYVMHREVNILFITAVLTIAGYSLTDTVVVFDRIRENMHKSLKDPMITIFNKSINETLSRTIITSVTTFLAAVSLFLFGGEVIHDFAFALVVGVVVATYSSIFVASPIVALWEKRAVEKAEAV; this is encoded by the coding sequence ATGGAACTGCTCAAGAAGACCAACATAGATTTCATCGGGATGAGGAAGTTCTCCTTCATCGCTTCCGGCCTCATGGCCATCATCGGCATCATCGGCATCATCGCCATTGCCCGGGGCACCGCCAACATGGGTATCGACTTCTCCGGCGGCACCGAAATGCAGATCAAGTTCGCGCAGGCCGCGACCACCCAGTCCATCCGCGACGCACTTGCCAAGGGCGGCATCAAGGAGGCTGAGCTTCAGGAGATCACCGGCGGTAACCAAGTGCTGGTGAAGATGCACAAGTCCACCGGCAAGTCCGCCGACCAGGTTGCCGACGCACTGAAGGCCGGTATCCCGGGCAACACCTTCACCGTGGAAAGCTCCACCGAGATCGGCCCTTCCATCGGCGAGAAGCTGAAGCAGGACACCATAGTGGCCGTGGCGCTCTCCATGCTGGGCATCATCCTCTACATCGCCTGGCGCTTCGATTTCAAATTCGGGGTGGGCGCGGTGATCGCCACCATGCACGACGTCCTCGCCATGATCGCCGTGTTCTATGTGATGCACCGCGAGGTCAACATCCTGTTCATCACCGCGGTCCTGACCATCGCCGGTTACTCGCTCACCGATACCGTCGTCGTCTTTGACCGTATCCGCGAGAACATGCACAAGAGCCTCAAGGACCCGATGATCACCATCTTCAACAAGTCGATCAACGAGACGCTGTCCCGTACCATCATCACCTCGGTGACCACCTTCCTTGCCGCCGTCTCGCTCTTCCTTTTCGGCGGCGAGGTGATCCACGACTTCGCCTTTGCCCTGGTCGTGGGCGTCGTGGTCGCCACCTATTCGTCCATCTTCGTGGCGAGCCCGATCGTGGCACTGTGGGAAAAACGCGCGGTCGAGAAGGCCGAAGCCGTCTAA